The Budorcas taxicolor isolate Tak-1 chromosome 5, Takin1.1, whole genome shotgun sequence genome includes a window with the following:
- the LOC128048455 gene encoding 60S ribosomal protein L30-like, translating to MVAAKKTKKSLESINSRLQLVMKSGKYVLGYKQTLKMIRQGKAKLVIVANNCPALRKSEIEYYAMLAKTGVHHYSGNNIELGTACGKYYRVCTLAIIDPGDSDIIRSMPEQTGEK from the coding sequence ATGGTGGCCGCAAAGAAGACGAAAAAGTCACTGGAGTCGATCAACTCTAGGCTCCAGCTGGTTATGAAAAGTGGAAAGTACGTGCTGGGGTACAAACAGACTCTGAAAATGATCAGACAAGGCAAAGCGAAACTGGTCATCGTCGCCAACAACTGCCCAGCCTTGAGGAAATCTGAAATAGAGTATTACGCCATGTTGGCCAAAACTGGTGTCCATCACTACAGTGGCAATAATATTGAATTGGGCACAGCATGTGGAAAATACTACAGAGTATGCACACTGGCTATCATtgatccaggtgattctgatattaTTAGAAGCATGCCAGAACAGACTGGTGAAAAGTAA